The DNA region CTGAATCAGATGCAACGCTTGAGATTGCTGGGTTGGAATATTTTTCAAATAAACAGTTTCTTGATACAATTCCGAGCTATAGCGCGGAACAGCTGTCGCTTAATATGATTGTTTGGTTTCTCGTTGTGATTAGCGGCATGTTGTTTGCGATCTTTTTCTACATGATGAACGTTCAAAAAATAGGTTTATACGGCATTTTGAAAGCAATTGGTGTGAAAACAAGCGCTTTATTTAAAATGATGTGGACCCAAATGTTGTTGATTACCATCGTTGCTCTCGCCATCTCAATCGCGCTCAGTCAAGCGTTTATGGTCGTGGCGCCAGCAGGGATGCCTTTTAACCTCTCTTTTACAACTACTGTTCAACTTTCGATTATTTTTCTAGTCATCGGGTTTATTGGCGCGACGCTGTCAGGATTACAAATCAAAAAAGTAGAACCATTACAAGCAATCCAGCAAGGAGAGGTGTAAGATGACGATCTTTACAATCGACCAAGTTAAAAAAAGTTTTAAGATAGGTGAAGTAGAAGAAGAAATTTTAAAAGGAGTTAATCTTACGCTGAACGAAGGTGAAATTACAGCCTTGGTCGGCGCATCTGGCTCGGGTAAAAGCACATTGCTTACGATTGCCGCGGGACTTCAGCCTGCTTCAGATGGGAAGGTTCTATTCGAAGGGAAAAACATGACGACCCTCAGCGCGGAAAAAGTTCGGGAAATCAGGGCCAAAAAATTTGGCTTTGTGTTTCAATTTGCCCATTTGGTTCCATTTCTCACCGTTGAAGAACAACTCATGCTGATGCTCGACGTGTCTGAATTGAATATGAAGAAAAGCATGAAGAAGGAACAAGTTAAACGCACCCTGGAGCTTGTTGAAATGGATCATCGAATTGATGCCTTTCCAACATCGCTATCGGGCGGGGAAAAACAACGCGTCGCGATTGC from Ammoniphilus oxalaticus includes:
- a CDS encoding ABC transporter ATP-binding protein, with product MTIFTIDQVKKSFKIGEVEEEILKGVNLTLNEGEITALVGASGSGKSTLLTIAAGLQPASDGKVLFEGKNMTTLSAEKVREIRAKKFGFVFQFAHLVPFLTVEEQLMLMLDVSELNMKKSMKKEQVKRTLELVEMDHRIDAFPTSLSGGEKQRVAIARAIIHQPKVLFADEPTASLDSKRSRDVMTLIRDLTKNLQITTLIVTHDEEMLSYADYIIKMSDGQIVDMSESRLMGDLARV